CAACAACACATGGATTTCttgtttgtatgaatgaacagtTGATTGTACAGACACATGGTTTTTAACTCCCTGCATTGTTGAGTTGCACATTAACCCTTTAGCCTGTTTCTCCAGTCTACCAGGTTGAGCTCTCTCGCGATGGCGGATCACAATGATATCAGCCTGCCGCCGGAGGAGCGGGTCCGTGCTCTGACCAAGAAGGGGAGCTCGGTGGAAGTTAATGAGGACGTGCCTCCGCGCCGCTACTTCCGGTCAGGCATGGAGATGATCCGCATGGCTAACATCTACACAGAGGAGGGCAACATTGAGCACGCCTTCGTCCTCTATAATAAATATATCACGTGAgtatttaaatttaaagcaaCAACAGAAAACGTACAGAGACGCTCCCCAAAGAGGCTTTGTCATTTCATTTGACTTTTAGGTCATAGGTTTATATTCATCTGTTAAGACAGTTTTTTGTCTTTCACTCAGGCTCTTTATAGAAAAACTTCCTAAGCATCGGGATTATAAAACGGCTAACATTCCTGAGAAGAAGGACACACTTAAGGTGCttgaacatttttatacttCTCTGGACCATTGATTGTTTCTAAGGaatgcttttttattttcctctcatTTTTCCACAGAAACTGAAGGATGTTGCATTTCCTCAAGCTGAGATTCTTAAAAAAGCTCTTCTGAGAAGATTTGAACAAGAGTATGCGCAATATCTCGTCAAAAAGGTAAACTGAAACACTTACCCGTCTAACCATTCGGTAATAAACACCATTAATTGGCCCATTTACATTACTGAAATTAAGTTACTCCCCTACAAAACTGCAGCTATAGCATATGGATACTATAGAAACAGCGGacactgagtttgtgtgttcCATCCTCAGAAAGCCGATGAGGAGTCCTTGGCGCGGGAGATGTCCAAGCAGCGAGCGCTGGACGCTGAGCGGGAGCGCGTGGCCGAGATGCAGCGGCGGCAGCGTGAGCAGGAGCAGTTCAGTGCCTTCGAAGAAATGATCCGCCGCCAAGAACTGGAGAAAGAACGTCAGCGAGTGCTCCTGGAGTTTGCCACGCCTTCCGCGCCTGCCCCCGACACACCCCTCATTCCGGGCATCCAGGGCCCCCCCCCAGTGGTCTCCCCCACCCCTCCTGAGAGCCCAGGGGACCTGTCCGGCAGCAACTACCACCAATATAACCGCCCGCCCACAACCATTGGTACACCGACGAGTGGCCCGCCCACCTTCGACCGCTCCCTCAAGCCTGGATCTCTGGTCAGCCCAGGAAACAACAGTGAGTTAATGTGCCTGTGACACGAGGGGCTGGGCCTTCAGAGGATTTAAATGCTGCCTGTGTTAAAGTACTTATTCTTCTGAGCTGATTTCTTTCCCCCTGACTTACTTAATTTCCTGTTTACACCATGCCTTGTTTCAGAACATCAGCAGAATCTGACTTGTCTTTTGTATTCCTCTACATGGTTTTTACAGATACAATGGTGGATGCCCTTCGGCAGTTGGCTGTTCCTGCTGAGCTGTGCCGGAGCTTTCTGAGGTTGGCTGAGGCCAACACAAGCCGAGCTGTAGAAACTTGTGGCATCCTGTGTGGCAAACTGGTAAGACGCTGGAACAGTGCAGCAGTGCTGAAGCCCCTTCTGAAGAGATTAGTCACAGGAAGCACCAAATGAGTACAAATGAGATGGCCATAAAACGTTTTCCCTAACTCTCATTTCACCAGGCTGTGAATGTTGTAGGAATGTGGTTTTATACATTCTAAATGAACTGAGACGTCAGCTGACCTCCCAGCGCAGAGGGTTACCAGAAAATCTGACACTTCTCTCATTGTCCCGGAGCAGCTGAGGCTTTTGTTTGAATGTGTCGGTCGGGTTAACTTAAAGCTCTTTTCTTATGAGCATGACAGAGCTTTATTTCCCTCTTGGAGCAAAGCAGTCTGTGCTCAGAGTTCAGTTTGTTCAGACAGTGTCCTTGGATAGCATTTTTGGCGGACAGTGGCCATGCATAATTTAATGGATGTAACAATATgatgttctctctctgtgtttgctcCAGACCAGAAATGCATTTACTGTGACCCACGTCATCGTACCAAAGCAGTGTGGCGGACCTGACTATTGTGACACAGAAAACGAGGAGGAGCTCTTCCTCATACAGGACCAGTATGATCTCATCACGCTCGGATGGATACACGTGAGTAAAGAAGGAGAAGCTCCATCAAAAGCTTGTAGTTACACTGTCCTGTCAGTGGAAGCTGGACCTAAAACTAGTTAAATAAGACACGcttgctttgtttttccttctcagACTCACCCCACACAGACAGCCTTCCTGTCCAGCGTGGACCTCCACACGCACTGTTCCTACCAGATCATGCTGCCTGAGGCCATCGCTATCGTCTGCTCGCCCAAGTTCAACGAGTGAGTGACCAGTCACTGTAAGCGTTAGATGGTTtgtattagggatgtcccgatccgatcacgtgatcggaaatcgggcccgattacgtgatttcagactcgatcggaatcggacattacctcccgatcaggactcggatatatatttatcagggctgtcaaagttaatgccttctatgcagggtggctctgtgtcttgtagtgtagggctatgacagctgcttttggcgcgagaggtcctgggtttgagacctcgatgtgtgtgtgaaatctcccagtgtggcggtagcgccacacacacacacacgcacacacacacacacacgggttttgctgcaatgagtgccttcatagagagtcctgaaagtatcggatcgggactcggtatcggcagatactcaaaatcaaatgactcagactcggactcgagggcaaacaaacctgatcgggacatcccaaGTTTGTATGTGTCGTCTCTGCTgactgtgtgattgtgtttgtttcagaatCGGCTACTTTAGGTTGACGGATCGAGGAACGGATGAAATCTCCAGCTGTAAACAGAAAGGCTTTCACCCTCACAGCAAAGATCCTCCTCTATTTACAGTGAGTACACTGATACCATGAGCTCATGCAGTGAGGTCGTTTCACCCATACCGTCCTATGGATCTGAGTTAAAGACATCCTCCCTCGGTGGCACCTGTAGTCCTCGGATATGTCCCTCTGAAGAGGCTCTGCTGCTACTTGATGGATGTGTTCAATCAAAAATGTCCTTGTAGTGTCAAATTAAAAGCTGTAAACCATCTACAAAGGGGGCTGTATCTGTTGTATCAAGCCATTGTATTATAAACCATGAGGTCAGTTTTCTAAATTATTGTCTTAACTCTGTGACCTGTACTATTTTTGGGCTTCTTTgaggccccattcattcttatGGAGCTGTATAAAGGCCGGTCTTTGTgactctctctgtgtttgtctttgtttcagcATGCGGGACATGTCACCATCACTGACGACACCGTGTCCATGATGGATCTGCGGTGATTTGTCTCCTCATCataaaacactcacagactttaaaaaaaataaataaaataaaattccaGATGTTTTATGGGAGAAACACTCGATTTTATTTTCATGGCGGTACTGAGCAAACACCAGCCACACGTTTACCATTTCTATGGACTTCAGTTGTTCTTAAAGGGAACAACACTGCaaaggtttttttgtgttttgctctGTAGGAAAAAACTATTATTGCACTTTCCAAGCAAACAACTTTATCCACATAACAGACTGGCGACCCTCTGGCTCTTCAaaccctccctttttttttgtccatgtgtgtgtatccattAACTTTCTGTTCAACTTTTGTTTTCGTCAGTAGTGAATTGTATGTATGTCAGTAATACTTGTCATCAAAGTTTGGTTCTGCCTGACAGATAAAGTGCCAAGGATGAGAACATGTTCTTGTTGTTGAGTTGTTCATTGTGCATCATAAAGTTCAGTGTGAATTCTGTTTGTAATTCACTGTTTTGTCATGGTGTTTCCTTCATTTGCTGTTCAAGTGCTATAAGTGATGGGGGAAATGAAAGCCAGCTGTAACTCAGGTATGCAggcagtgctgctgctctgtattatatttttatacacCATCACTCCACACGAAACTGAAACTCACTTCCTGCTCATGGTGTATCTGCCTTttagacttcttcttcttcttcatttctgtgttttttttatgtgtagaAGGGGTTGGTAGTACCTGAGGAGGACGTGTGTGCAACAGGCGATCTGAATGTACCTTCTGCTACACATTACTAACCACCTGGCCATGGTTCATGCCTCTAACCATGTTTGTTTGCTCCCTTCTTTTGTTAGAAAAAAGTAAATGATTAGCTATAAGTATgccaagacaaaaaaataaacttgtaGATGAATTTAATCTGCATTGTTTCGTCATACTTGTTCAGTCAGTTATATGTGAAAAAGAATGTTTCTCGTAAATTTCCTGGCACaaagacaataaaacaaacattttgtatGATTTAATTGAAGATCTGAGAATCAAgacaataataaaatgtaaactAAAGGGAAATATACCTTTAAGGTGGAAGTATTGATGGTATTTTAGGTGCCGGCCAGTGAAGAattaaaacatcacacacagattCTGAGTTTAGGTAAATATGTTTTAATCTGATGTAGTATTAATAATCTCTAAATACATTCATTATCTTcaaattattaaataataacagaCATATGAAATCATTTAATAACATTATGAAGCGTCATGTGTCCCATTGGTTtcgtttttttatataatatgcAGAGGCAAAGAAAATCCATTGGTGGCGCTAGAGAGTCATTATTAGAAGTGACGTCCGTCAATAACCACAACGAAGAAGAACATAAACAAGCAGTCAGGAAGGCAGGTTGTGTTTAGTGTTTATAGTCTGATTTTTACCGCAAACaatctacacaaacacacaaaatgggaAAGCGACAGCACCAAAAGGATAAAATGTAAGTATCAACGTGATCCACAGCGATCCGATTCTTCCTCTTATTATTTTACCTTAAGTTAGCTTCTAGCAAGCTAGCTATGCTAACTCACATTAGATTTCTGTTGATACTTAACGATGCTTTCCTTCGTGTGTTTTATCCTGTTTACAGGTACATCACATGTACAGAGTACACCAACTTTTATGGAGGAAAGCGGACAGGTGAGAAGGGATTTTATACTTTAACATCATCGTCACTTTCCCGCTGTTTATTGGTTATTTGTGTAGTTCGGCGTCATCATGTTATACGCTTTGTTTACCTGTTACTACACGTGAAGTGAAAGACGCTGTAGataaatgtaaaacatttcTCACATCAGAGGTGCAATAACTTTGCTTTGTTGgtgttgaatatatatatatatatatatatattattgagcTGATCAATCACAACCTCTACAAACCACAGCCCCCCCATGTGGCTGTAATGTTTGATCACTACTGTAATCATGAAGGCAACATTTATTGCAGGAATGCTGTGCTAAATATTTTTGCATTATATTAAATTAGGTTCTCCCACATAGGCCAAAAAATGTCTACAGGAGCCCCTTACTGTGGGATTTTAAAGGCTACCAGTTGTGAAGTGAGGAGATAAAATGAAGTTTTATTATTTACTTATTGAGCAGGGAGCTTTTGAGATGTAGTTGACTTCCTCAAGGCCAGAGAGGCACTCATTCCTCCACGTTGGTTTTCGATATAAAAACCACAGTACTATTTAAAATTCCTTTATGTTTCTTACTTTTCAGAAATCCCACAGGCAAACTTCAGACGTCTTCCGTTTGACCACTGCAGGTGAAGAGCCTTGTTTTTAATCGTGTCATGTTTGGCGATGATGTCTGACTGTGCAGTTGATGAATTCTGGTCATTTCTCGCTGACTGACGTGTTTTCTCTGAAACATTCAGCTTGTCCCTTCAGCCGTTTGAGTACCCAGTCTGTTCTGAAGAAGGAGTCGTCTTTGACCTGCTGTGAGTAGATTTGTAAATGAATACAAATGATTTTCTTTGTCGTTCAGCATCACTGTTCACATTTAGCTTCTCTCACAAACCAACATGTGTGTTTTACCATCTATGAGTCTGTAATACATATTTCATCACATAGTTTCCTTCTggtttgtgggcagcagtggctcagtggtagagcagggttgtccaataaccggaaggtcggcggttcgaccccagctcctccctagtcattgttgtgtgtcctttacctgcattgcctccagtgtatgaatgcgtatgaatgaatcggcggtggtcagAGAGGCCGTAGGCAcaccttggcagccatgtctctgtcagtgtctcccaggggagctgtggctacagtagcttaccactgccactgtgtgaatgaataatgcatctcaatgtaagcgctttgagtgcctgcaaGTCCAAtgcatcatcattattattagtattatggTTTGCCCTACAATGTCTGATTCTTTTTGTTTTAGGAGCATTGTTCCCTGGATTAAGAAATATGGTACTAATCCCATCTCTGGAGAGGTAAGAACGCACTTGTTTAGTTATAATAACCAAATATCGCTCTAGTTAAACCCCTTTTTGTaggtttttattgatttattctgTCTATCACGTGCAACTTTCTGCTGTTGTGTTATTTGAGAGCTGATGTCATGCGACTCTTCACAAAGCTTGAATTTGGCTCCATCTCTCTAAAGGAGTCTTCTGGAAGCATTGTGACctgtctgacttttttttttagtatttttatgCATCTCTGTCAAAAGTCTTCGAGGCTCTTCTTCAGCGACCGATGTGACATGACTCAATGGTTCATCCTGGATGTCTTCTTGTATCTGATATGTTTCCATCTTCTGATATAATGTTTGTTCTCCTTTTCTTAACTTGTTATTGTGGAATGTGAATTTCTTTCTTACAGAAACTGGAAGCAAAGGCTCTCATCAAACTGAACTTTGCCAAGAACAACGACGGTAAATATGTCTTAGTCTAGCTCCGGGGGTACTCGGGGCATCATCAGCTGATACTGTCATTGGAATAAACGTATGTTTCAGTGCATCTCAACCTGTTTCGTTTTGCAGGAAAGTATCACTGTCCCGTTCTCTACAACGTCTTCACAAACAATTCTCACATCGTTGCCAACAAGGTCACCGGGAACGTGTTTTCTTATGAGGTCGGTGATACTTTTTAAAGCACAAATCGATGTTTAAATTTAACACGCACAGATATTGATTTGATTTCCGTGTGATGCAGTGCACATTTCTCAGCCCACAAGATGCTCACACATGACCACAGCTTAGACACAGATGTTGTGAAGTTCCTCTGTTTTATCTGTGTTTCCACTCAGGCTGTCGAGCAACTGAACATCAAGACCAAAACTTACAAAGATCTGCTGACCGATGAACCCTTCACCAGAAAGGATATTATAACGCTGCAGGTGGGCTTCgtttcattatttgtttttattggttTCAAAAGGAAAAAGTCTTAACTGTTGACTGTCGTCTCCTCGTAGGACCCCACAAACCTGGATAAATTCAACGTTTCCGACTTTTTCCACGTAAAAAATAACTTGAAAGTCTTGGATCCAGGTTAGTATCACCAAGCTGTCTGTAATGTATCCTCTGAGTGCTGTGGTGTGTAACCGtgttcttcctccttttttctaCGGTGTGGTTCAGATGAGGAGAAGGCCAAGCAGGGCCCGGCTTATCACCTGAAGAGCACCAACCTGGAGACCAGGGAGACCTTAGCTGAGCTTTACAAAGAATACAAGGGGGACCAGCTGCTGGCCTCCACCATGAAGGAGCCAGAGGCCAAGAAGACAGACAAGCTAAACACTGTAAGCAGAGCTAAGTATGGAGGTTGTTCATGCAGTGATTTGCTCTCGTCAGTCACATTCTGAACTTTTATTAGTCACACACAGAAGTCGAAGCTGccacgttctttctttttttattgacagGTGTGCAAAGGTGCAATACTGCCCCCTACTGTGACAAATATAGaacagaatgtaaaaaaaaaatgatcagaGGTGCTCGATTGCTCTCAGAAttcagagaaaataaaactcacagTGGCTCTTTCATCTTCACACaatattattttatgtttatttttaacaatacATGTAAATTTGGAACATTACATATGCAGTAAATCACTGTTCTCTTGTTATTTTGAACAGCTTCAAACTTCCAGTTTTTGTCCATATTGATTAGAGTACAAGCAGTGCTTACCGAGTGCCTCAGTGCCGTCTTTATCTGGGGCTCACTATCGCACCACAAACAAGCTTCTTTACTGTTGAAACATTTTAGGGGTTGAGGTTAAATTTAGCCTTGACTTGGTGCACTTATGGGATTTCTCTGCTCAGTCCTGACTTGTCAGACCTCAGAGGGGTTTTCCTCCagttgtgctgctgcagcatttaAAGAGAGCATGGTGTAGGTTCTACTTTGTACACAGGGGGGAGCCAAACTGTAAGTTATACAGTAATGTTGGTGACCAGACAAACAGCTGCATCCAGAAAAAGAACATCATGCTTGCAGTGAGGGGAGGGAGACGAATAGTGTTTGACATTGACaataaaggaaatataataaaaaaaatgagagaagaTCCAGACTGAGAGAACTGGTCAGGTCTGAAACGTTAACAGTCAGAATGCCTGTTTTCAGTGTTATATAATATTACAGAAGTAATTGTTCTACAGGCCTGATATCAATCAGCAGAAATCAGGTTAAACAGCAGGAAGGGAAAAGCACATGAAGGCGTAACAAACAGGGTCAGCTGCGGTCACGCTGCCGCCGTGGATGCTGCATCCTCAAATAACCAGCGAGACGAAGGGTAATTTAATTTGAATAGCATCTACACCTCTTTGTCATCAGCTCTCCTTTGATGCTGcgccacatctctctctctctctcttcttttctttttaaacggcagagtgtttgtgtggttgCGCTCCATCTTGAGTTCATAGTTGAGGTGATGCTCTGACAGCATCGCTAAAAGAGAGCAGCAGATATGGGTCAGACAGAGCACACAAGGTAAAGTCTGCGCTTTCCTGCGCCTTCACGAGAACTGGAGCAGAAGAATGCTAAAGCAGGACCGTGGAGTAGACTTTTGAAATCCCTTTTCACTTCTCTGCTTTCATCCTTCAATGACTCCTCCAGTCTCACTGCATTGTTTGTGGTATTTTTAGGTGCATATTACAATTGAACAAATATTTTCCATTATAATTTAAGCACAAAGGCCTGAAAGCATCTTCAACGCTTCCTTAATTATGAGACTAAAAGCTTAGGTGGAGGCTCTTAATCATGCCGGAGCTTCAAAGGCTGTTATTAAACTAGTTGATACTTGATGTATGCTCACTGCCAACCAGAGGACCAGCCTGgaaagaggtgaggaagagaaTCTTCAGGCCTGTTTAATGTAAATTTTGGTGTGCATCTGAGCAGACAAACTGCAGGGCAGTCACAGGTTAAAGATATCACCGAAACATCTAGTAACTGAAAATGATGAACTAACGACgtgactttcttttttttttacccccctaGGCCCACTACTCCACAGGCAGAGTGTCCGCCTCCTTCACATCCACAGCCATGACTCCTGCAACAACACACGAAGCAGGCGAgtcaacatcacacacacacaaacctccagAAACATCAGGCATCAGgcctccatctttgtttttgtcgtTTGGGCCCCCTCTTCAGTCAGGGTGGATGTGCTGGTCATgggttgtcttttttttttttatggcagCTTTGTGCAGCTGCAAAGTGGGAGCTTTTCATTTGGGCTGCGTTGTCTTCTCCTGTCAGCCGCTGAGCTGCTCCATGGGAGAGATTTTCTGTTATGCAACAGTAGAGTAGGTTCAGTACACTTCAGAAGAGAAGCACAGCGTTTGGATTCAGTGACCTAGTTCAGCTTTCAGGAATAGGATGCTTTATATTTACGTTTTCGTAGTGAGAGTGCAGAAAGAGTTTGTGTATTTTCTTCACATAGCAGAGatgctgtgttgtgtgaatgCAAAACAGCCActacattaaaaacactgagGAGACTGGACGCATAAATCAGAATATCTTCATGCGCTGCAGAGGCATGGAGGGGTTTTAAAGGTCAGAGTCAAGTCACCTGCAGCAGCATCCGGCCCAAACGATCAGAAGCGATTGATGAAATCTGAAGCTGTTCATTTGCAGGCCATCATCTCACattcgtgtttttttttctgcgaCAGATGCCATCTCAGACGACACCGTGCGCTACCAGTACGTGAAGAAGAAAGGCTACGTCCGCCTGCACACCAACAAGGGGGACCTGAACCTTGAGCTGCACTGtgacaaggtaaaaaaaaaacacacagaggagaagatgCTCCCAGAGCGTTagtctctctgcctgtttgaagtacttttacattttcttgtttacgatatttttttttttaatgagatcCTGGAAAGAGACTGAATCCTGCGCCTGTCAGTGCAGCTTAGACCACATGATTGACTCACATGCGATCAGCAGTTACACAACAGAAAGTCAGTGACCGTCCTGCAGAGAGAGGTTCAGAGGAAAATAAAGACACTTCAGCAGCACCATACATTCAGCATGGCTCCAGAACTGCCACTGAGTCTTTCACAAAGCAGCTTgataataatactaatactgGTATAACCTGGTGGCAGCTTACGTCAAGTTGCGGACTGAGAAAATTAACTTGTTATGTTGATAGATTGAAttaaaagaaacaggaaggtTCATGTGAAGTCATACTTCAGGTCTGAAAGATGAGAAGCAgccacagaaagatgttttcctcttattaaaaaataagatcttcattattatatataagGGAGAGAGAAGCAGGTGAAACCTATTCTTTACAGCCTGGTTCTGATTTAGTCTTGGCTGATTTAATTCACTGGTTCCAGGCCCTGAAATAATGCTGCTGTGACGCAGGTTTGGCTCGAGCTGATGCCTAAATCGCATTTAAGGTGACTCATCCAAAATTGGCTTTTGCAGAATCTGCCTCGCATGTTGCCAAAGTCTGTGTCTTGGCGAAAAAAAGGGCTTCTTTTGTGCCaccgtttttttatttttcccagGTT
The genomic region above belongs to Parambassis ranga chromosome 9, fParRan2.1, whole genome shotgun sequence and contains:
- the LOC114440942 gene encoding STAM-binding protein-like A yields the protein MADHNDISLPPEERVRALTKKGSSVEVNEDVPPRRYFRSGMEMIRMANIYTEEGNIEHAFVLYNKYITLFIEKLPKHRDYKTANIPEKKDTLKKLKDVAFPQAEILKKALLRRFEQEYAQYLVKKKADEESLAREMSKQRALDAERERVAEMQRRQREQEQFSAFEEMIRRQELEKERQRVLLEFATPSAPAPDTPLIPGIQGPPPVVSPTPPESPGDLSGSNYHQYNRPPTTIGTPTSGPPTFDRSLKPGSLVSPGNNNTMVDALRQLAVPAELCRSFLRLAEANTSRAVETCGILCGKLTRNAFTVTHVIVPKQCGGPDYCDTENEEELFLIQDQYDLITLGWIHTHPTQTAFLSSVDLHTHCSYQIMLPEAIAIVCSPKFNEIGYFRLTDRGTDEISSCKQKGFHPHSKDPPLFTHAGHVTITDDTVSMMDLR
- the ppil2 gene encoding RING-type E3 ubiquitin-protein ligase PPIL2, with protein sequence MGKRQHQKDKMYITCTEYTNFYGGKRTEIPQANFRRLPFDHCSLSLQPFEYPVCSEEGVVFDLLSIVPWIKKYGTNPISGEKLEAKALIKLNFAKNNDGKYHCPVLYNVFTNNSHIVANKVTGNVFSYEAVEQLNIKTKTYKDLLTDEPFTRKDIITLQDPTNLDKFNVSDFFHVKNNLKVLDPDEEKAKQGPAYHLKSTNLETRETLAELYKEYKGDQLLASTMKEPEAKKTDKLNTAHYSTGRVSASFTSTAMTPATTHEADAISDDTVRYQYVKKKGYVRLHTNKGDLNLELHCDKVPKAGENFIRLCKKGYYDGTIFHRSIRNFMIQGGDPTGTGTGGESFWGKPFKDEFRPNLSHTGRGILSMANSGPNTNKSQFFITFRSCTYLDRKHSVFGRVVGGFEALTAMENVECDPKSDKPKSEIKIINTTVFVDPYEEADAQIAAEREQELQKQEQERQQTSLAQKKVKEEQEPKTFKAGVGKYINPVSIKRSAVEDDSGPSTSAAAAAPKKSKGKSTLGDFSSW